The Cytophagales bacterium genome includes a window with the following:
- a CDS encoding GNAT family N-acetyltransferase produces the protein MKSINVFKIYKKEDMETAFIIRKEVFVEEQLVPSDEELDEFEDSSHHFLATIDKIPCGTARWRYTDEGIKMERFAVLSQYRGNGIGSKLVKAVLNDIHSDKNNKNKQVYLHSQLDALPLYLKFGFMKSGKMFDECAIMHYKMSLKKNNR, from the coding sequence ATGAAGTCCATCAATGTTTTCAAAATATACAAAAAGGAAGATATGGAAACTGCATTCATTATCAGAAAAGAAGTTTTCGTGGAAGAACAGCTTGTACCCTCCGATGAAGAACTGGACGAATTTGAAGATTCTTCCCATCATTTTTTAGCCACTATTGATAAGATTCCCTGCGGCACTGCACGTTGGCGCTATACAGACGAAGGTATTAAGATGGAAAGATTTGCAGTTTTATCGCAATACAGAGGAAATGGAATTGGTTCAAAATTAGTTAAAGCGGTTTTGAATGATATTCATTCAGATAAAAATAATAAAAATAAACAGGTTTATCTGCATTCACAGCTTGATGCCTTACCGCTCTACTTAAAGTTTGGATTTATGAAAAGTGGTAAAATGTTTGATGAATGTGCTATTATGCATTATAAGATGAGTTTGAAAAAAAACAATAGGTAG
- the fabD gene encoding ACP S-malonyltransferase, whose amino-acid sequence MKAYIFPGQGSQYVGMGKDLYDRSEEARKMFQAANDILGFNISDTMFSGTDEELKQTKVTQPAIFIHSVVLASTSLAFKPDMVAGHSLGEFSALVSNGVLTFEDGLGLVLKRALAMQKTCEANPSTMAAILGLENKKVGDICHQFDEVVVPANYNCPGQVVISGTIKGVKDACEELKKAGAKRAVELPVGGAFHSPLMEPARVELEAAIRNTDFKIPFCPIYQNVNGLASNNTEAIKYNISAQLTSPVKWSQSIENMIKDGATEFIECGPGKVLQGLVRKINREAVVSCV is encoded by the coding sequence ATGAAAGCATATATCTTCCCTGGTCAGGGCTCTCAATATGTTGGTATGGGTAAAGATCTGTACGACAGGTCTGAAGAAGCCCGGAAAATGTTCCAGGCAGCAAATGATATACTGGGATTTAATATTTCAGATACAATGTTCTCCGGTACAGATGAAGAGTTAAAACAAACTAAAGTAACACAGCCTGCCATTTTTATACATTCAGTTGTGCTTGCCTCAACTTCATTAGCATTTAAACCGGATATGGTAGCAGGGCACTCTCTTGGTGAGTTTTCAGCCTTAGTGTCTAATGGTGTATTAACGTTTGAAGATGGATTAGGATTGGTGTTAAAAAGGGCTTTAGCTATGCAAAAAACCTGTGAGGCAAACCCATCAACTATGGCAGCTATACTTGGCCTGGAAAATAAAAAAGTGGGAGATATATGTCACCAGTTTGATGAAGTAGTAGTACCTGCCAATTATAATTGCCCGGGCCAGGTTGTAATATCCGGAACGATCAAGGGTGTGAAGGATGCTTGTGAAGAATTAAAAAAAGCAGGCGCTAAAAGAGCTGTTGAATTGCCTGTAGGTGGAGCGTTTCATTCACCTTTGATGGAACCGGCAAGAGTCGAGCTTGAAGCTGCCATCCGCAACACTGATTTTAAAATTCCCTTCTGCCCGATCTATCAGAATGTAAATGGCCTGGCTTCAAATAATACTGAAGCAATCAAATATAATATATCCGCACAATTGACATCACCTGTAAAGTGGTCGCAGTCTATTGAGAATATGATCAAAGATGGGGCTACAGAATTTATTGAATGCGGGCCTGGTAAAGTTTTGCAGGGATTGGTAAGAAAAATCAATAGAGAAGCCGTAGTTTCTTGTGTATAA